A genome region from Neptunomonas japonica JAMM 1380 includes the following:
- a CDS encoding substrate-binding periplasmic protein: MKLFSTILLSSALTLSTFASEADSVLNAPINKTASCKLIRASGNAEYPPYLWHSDKSVYLHGAIAMLLKELAQEINTEIELVYSGPWGRVQEDVAAGRIDMIAGAFFTLPRTHYMDYVYPDMMRTKTAVWVNTKNPFPFTQWKDLKNYRGVTVINNSFGQEFDEYAKKQLTIEEVGSLDQGLRMLSANRVDYLIYEENPGKAYAQKLNIRNLQAMPLEITRQSLYLTMSKQSACNSSELRAKISKALKKFTQEKRAEFLIARAHTLWSDKQQDP; the protein is encoded by the coding sequence TTGAAGCTATTTTCAACCATATTACTTTCAAGTGCTTTAACACTATCCACGTTTGCTAGCGAAGCCGATTCCGTTTTAAACGCTCCTATAAATAAAACTGCCTCTTGTAAACTAATTCGAGCCAGTGGAAATGCTGAATACCCACCTTACCTATGGCACTCGGATAAATCAGTTTATTTACATGGCGCGATTGCTATGCTTTTGAAAGAACTAGCACAAGAGATAAACACCGAGATTGAGTTGGTTTACAGTGGCCCTTGGGGCCGCGTACAAGAAGATGTTGCAGCAGGTCGCATTGATATGATTGCGGGGGCCTTTTTTACATTACCGCGCACACATTACATGGACTACGTTTATCCAGATATGATGCGAACTAAAACAGCTGTCTGGGTGAACACCAAAAACCCATTCCCTTTTACACAATGGAAAGATCTAAAAAACTATCGTGGTGTCACTGTTATCAATAATAGCTTTGGTCAAGAGTTCGATGAGTACGCCAAGAAACAGCTTACAATTGAAGAAGTAGGGAGCCTTGATCAAGGACTTCGCATGCTGAGTGCCAACCGCGTAGATTATCTTATTTATGAAGAGAACCCTGGGAAAGCTTACGCACAAAAATTGAACATTCGAAATTTACAAGCGATGCCCTTAGAGATAACCCGCCAAAGCCTTTATCTGACAATGTCTAAACAATCTGCATGCAACTCATCTGAATTGAGAGCCAAAATTTCAAAAGCTTTGAAAAAATTCACTCAAGAAAAGAGAGCTGAGTTTTTGATAGCACGTGCTCATACACTTTGGTCTGATAAGCAACAAGACCCATAA